The following coding sequences are from one Triticum dicoccoides isolate Atlit2015 ecotype Zavitan chromosome 4A, WEW_v2.0, whole genome shotgun sequence window:
- the LOC119289529 gene encoding probable inorganic phosphate transporter 1-12, with amino-acid sequence MASRQLQVLSALDGAKTQWYHFRAIVVAGMGFFTDAYDLFCISLVTKLLGRIYYADPSSPTPGSLPPNVAAAVNGVALCGTLVGQLFFGWLGDRLGRKSVYGMTLMLMVVCSVASGLSFGHSPASVMATLCFFRFWLGFGIGGDYPLSATIMSEYANKKTRGAFIAAVFAMQGFGILAGGVVTLVLSTVFRNAFPAPAYQVDAAASTVPQADYVWRIILMLGALPAALTYYWRTKMPETARYTALVAKDAKQASLDMSKVLQSEIEAEPEKLDEIMARGEDYGLFTSRFAKRHGLHLLGTATAWFLVDVAYYSQNLFQKDIFGSIGWIPKARTMDALEEVFRISRAQTLIALCGTVPGYWFTVFLIDVVGRFWIQLVGFAMMTVFMLGLALPYHHWTTPGNHVGFVVMYGLTFFFANFGPNATTFIVPAEIFPARLRSTCHGISAAAGKAGAIIGAFGFLYAAHVDAGYKPGIGVQKALYVLAACNLLGFLVTFLVPESKGKSLEEMSGEADAEEGNGANIVRPSGEQLV; translated from the coding sequence ATGGCGAGCCGGCAGCTGCAGGTGCTGAgcgcgctggacggcgccaagacgCAGTGGTACCACTTCAGGGCGATCGTCGTCGCCGGCATGGGCTTCTTCACCGACGCCTACGACCTCTTCTGCATCTCGCTCGTCACCAAGCTCCTCGGCCGCATCTACTACGCCGACCCCTCCAGCCCCACCCCTGGCTCGCTGCCGCCCAACGTGGCCGCGGCCGTCAACGGCGTCGCGCTCTGCGGCACCCTCGTCGGCCAGCTCTTCTTCGGCTGGCTCGGCGACAGGCTCGGCCGGAAGAGCGTCTACGGCATGACGCTCATGCTCATGGTCGTCTGCTCCGTCGCCTCCGGGCTCTCGTTCGGACACTCCCCGGCCAGCGTCATGGCCACGCTCTGCTTCTTCCGCTTCTGGCTCGGCTTCGGCATCGGCGGCGACTACCCTCTGTCCGCCACCATCATGTCCGAGTACGCCAACAAGAAGACAAGAGGGGCGTTCATCGCCGCCGTCTTCGCCATGCAGGGCTTCGGCATCCTCGCCGGCGGCGTCGTCACGCTCGTCCTCTCCACGGTTTTCCGTAACGCTTTCCCGGCCCCGGCGTACCAGGTCGACGCCGCCGCGTCCACCGTGCCGCAGGCGGACTACGTGTGGCGCATCATCCTCATGCTCGGCGCGCTGCCTGCGGCGCTCACGTACTACTGGCGAACGAAGATGCCGGAGACGGCGCGGTACACGGCGCTGGTCGCAAAGGACGCGAAGCAGGCCTCGCTGGACATGTCCAAGGTGCTTCAATCGGAGATCGAGGCGGAGCCGGAGAAGCTGGACGAGATCATGGCCAGAGGCGAGGACTACGGCCTCTTCACGTCGCGGTTCGCCAAGCGCCACGGCCTGCACCTCCTCGGCACGGCGACGGCGTGGTTCCTGGTCGACGTCGCGTACTACAGCCAGAACCTGTTCCAGAAGGACATCTTCGGCAGCATCGGGTGGATCCCCAAGGCGCGCACCATGGACGCGCTCGAGGAGGTGTTCCGCATCTCCCGCGCGCAGACGCTCATCGCGCTCTGCGGCACCGTGCCGGGCTACTGGTTCACCGTGTTCCTCATCGACGTCGTCGGAAGGTTCTGGATCCAGCTCGTGGGGTTCGCCATGATGACCGTTTTCATGCTCGGCCTCGCGCTGCCGTACCACCACTGGACGACGCCGGGCAACCACGTGGGCTTCGTCGTCATGTACGGGCTCACCTTCTTCTTCGCCAACTTCGGGCCGAACGCAACCACGTTCATCGTGCCGGCCGAGATCTTCCCGGCGCGGCTCCGGTCGACCTGCCACGGCATCTCCGCTGCGGCGGGGAAGGCCGGTGCCATCATCGGGGCGTTCGGGTTCCTCTACGCGGCGCACGTGGACGCCGGGTACAAGCCTGGGATCGGCGTGCAGAAGGCGTTGTATGTGCTCGCTGCGTGCAACCTCCTGGGGTTCTTGGTGACGTTCCTCGTGCCGGAGTCGAAGGGGAAGTCGCTCGAGGAGATGTCCGGCGAGGCCGACGCCGAGGAAGGCAACGGCGCCAATATCGTCCGCCCGTCGGGAGAGCAGCTGGTTTGA